From a region of the Corallococcus coralloides DSM 2259 genome:
- the mxcH gene encoding TonB-dependent siderophore myxochelin receptor MxcH: protein MALLSSICFGGLAHAGTPQAEAPAATPPTAPESAAAAAPAEPVIELPKLLHTVEAPYPEEAERARLEANVRLRLRVDTQGVVTQAEVMEPVGHGFDEAARTAALQFRFTPAKRNGVPAPARVTYTYVFQLPGRSKAVAATPPPALSSAPKAAASPDEAPTEYREDVEVTAVGETRAERRRKSAEAVHVIELEQASMESADLGTALARTEGVDVRRTGGLGSSARISIAGLSDDQVRFFIDGVPLEFAGYGPGLANVPVNLVQQMEVYTGVVPIRFGADVLGGAVELVTDQDVRGSAVAGSYELASFNTHRVTASGRHYQESTGLMVRAHGFYDDARNDYPVNVEVPNDLGKPVPVKVPRFHDGYRAGGASVEAGFVDKPWARRLLVRGFFNAAGRDIQNDVNMESAYGEVTTADGSAGGTLRYSQNYDPGVSVDAVGGYTFRRNRFLDIGSCAYDWYGRCFLTLPQPGEITEGGTERYVNQHTAFARLNAAWTPVPGGAHTLRLAVSPTFVARTGEDRRLQANNQPDPLSAPRGVTSLVTGLEYQLDAIDGRLQNIAFVKDYLQDVRAQKLLASAEFLDQGRTAHELGVGDSLRFRITPELSAKASYEWATRLPRPDELFGDGNLIDANLELQPETSHNFNLGLGYAGTEGRAGSFRANVGGFARLTDQLIILIGQGSSFTYQNVYGSRSLGALGSVGWTSPGRYLSLDGNATYQDLRNTSGEGNYAEFKDQRIPNRPYLTANGSAQVRVSGLLKFQDELLVTWRTRYVDDFLLSWEALGNDEKLGIDSQLTHGLALTYVIRDMTTRLSWTLDFQNITNAQTYDFYGVQRPGRLIAAKFTLER from the coding sequence GTGGCCCTGCTGTCCTCCATCTGTTTCGGTGGCCTGGCTCACGCGGGCACGCCGCAGGCGGAGGCTCCGGCGGCCACGCCACCCACGGCCCCCGAATCAGCTGCCGCGGCCGCTCCGGCGGAGCCCGTCATCGAGCTGCCGAAGCTGCTCCACACCGTGGAGGCTCCCTACCCTGAAGAGGCGGAGCGCGCCCGGCTGGAGGCGAACGTCCGCCTGCGCCTGCGCGTGGACACGCAGGGCGTGGTGACGCAGGCAGAGGTGATGGAGCCCGTGGGCCACGGCTTCGATGAAGCCGCGCGCACCGCCGCGCTCCAGTTCCGCTTCACGCCCGCGAAGCGCAACGGCGTCCCCGCCCCGGCGCGCGTCACGTACACCTATGTCTTCCAGCTGCCCGGCCGCTCCAAGGCCGTGGCGGCCACGCCGCCGCCCGCACTGTCCAGCGCGCCCAAGGCCGCGGCGTCCCCGGACGAGGCCCCGACCGAGTACCGGGAGGACGTCGAGGTCACCGCCGTGGGCGAGACGCGCGCCGAGCGCCGCCGCAAGTCCGCGGAGGCCGTGCACGTCATCGAGCTGGAGCAGGCCAGCATGGAGTCCGCCGACCTGGGCACCGCGCTGGCGCGCACGGAGGGCGTGGACGTGCGCCGCACGGGCGGCCTGGGCAGCAGCGCGCGCATCTCCATCGCGGGCCTGTCGGATGATCAGGTGCGCTTCTTCATCGACGGCGTTCCGCTGGAGTTCGCGGGCTACGGCCCGGGCCTGGCGAACGTGCCGGTGAACCTGGTGCAGCAGATGGAGGTCTACACGGGCGTGGTGCCCATCCGCTTCGGCGCGGACGTGCTGGGCGGCGCGGTGGAGCTCGTCACCGACCAGGACGTGCGCGGCTCGGCCGTGGCGGGCTCCTACGAGCTGGCCTCCTTCAACACCCACCGCGTCACCGCGAGCGGCCGCCACTACCAGGAGTCCACCGGCCTGATGGTGCGCGCGCACGGCTTCTACGACGACGCGCGCAACGACTACCCCGTCAACGTGGAGGTGCCCAACGATCTGGGCAAGCCCGTGCCCGTGAAGGTGCCGCGCTTCCACGACGGCTACCGCGCGGGCGGGGCCAGCGTGGAGGCGGGCTTCGTGGACAAGCCCTGGGCGCGGCGCCTGCTGGTGCGCGGCTTCTTCAACGCCGCCGGCCGCGACATCCAGAACGACGTCAACATGGAGTCCGCCTACGGCGAGGTGACCACCGCCGACGGTTCCGCGGGCGGCACGCTGCGCTACTCGCAGAACTACGATCCGGGCGTGAGCGTGGACGCGGTGGGCGGGTACACGTTCCGCCGCAACCGGTTCCTGGACATCGGTTCGTGCGCCTATGACTGGTATGGCCGCTGCTTCCTCACCCTGCCCCAGCCCGGGGAGATCACCGAAGGCGGCACGGAGCGCTACGTCAACCAGCACACCGCGTTCGCGCGGCTCAACGCCGCCTGGACGCCCGTGCCCGGCGGCGCGCACACGCTGCGGCTCGCGGTGTCGCCCACCTTCGTGGCGCGGACGGGCGAGGACCGCCGGCTCCAGGCGAACAACCAGCCGGATCCGCTCTCCGCGCCCCGCGGCGTGACATCACTGGTGACGGGCCTGGAGTACCAGCTCGACGCCATCGACGGGCGGCTCCAGAACATCGCCTTCGTGAAGGACTACCTCCAGGACGTGCGGGCGCAGAAGCTGCTGGCCAGCGCGGAGTTCCTGGACCAGGGCCGCACCGCGCACGAGCTGGGCGTGGGTGACAGCCTGCGCTTCCGCATCACCCCCGAGCTCAGCGCCAAGGCCTCCTATGAGTGGGCCACGCGGCTGCCGCGCCCGGATGAGCTCTTCGGTGACGGCAACCTCATCGACGCCAACCTGGAGCTCCAGCCGGAGACCAGCCACAACTTCAACCTGGGGCTGGGCTACGCGGGCACGGAAGGCCGCGCCGGCAGCTTCCGCGCCAACGTGGGCGGCTTCGCCCGGCTGACGGATCAGCTCATCATCCTGATTGGCCAGGGGAGCTCCTTCACGTACCAGAACGTCTACGGATCCCGCTCGCTGGGCGCGCTGGGCTCCGTGGGGTGGACGTCGCCGGGCCGGTACCTGAGTCTGGATGGCAACGCCACGTATCAGGATCTGCGCAACACCTCTGGCGAGGGCAACTACGCCGAGTTCAAGGACCAGCGCATCCCCAACCGTCCCTACCTGACCGCCAACGGCAGCGCGCAGGTCCGGGTGTCCGGCCTGCTCAAGTTCCAGGACGAGCTGCTCGTCACCTGGCGCACGCGCTACGTGGACGACTTCCTCCTCTCCTGGGAGGCGCTGGGCAACGACGAGAAGCTGGGCATCGATTCACAGCTCACGCACGGGCTGGCGCTCACCTACGTCATCCGCGACATGACGACCCGGCTGAGCTGGACGTTGGACTTCCAGAACATCACCAACGCCCAGACCTACGACTTCTACGGGGTCCAGCGCCCCGGGCGGCTCATCGCCGCCAAGTTCACGCTGGAGCGCTGA
- a CDS encoding membrane dipeptidase, with product MSRRSRIVSRFLSSPLLAATSLALACGPVSDEPPAPVEAPAEVAQPLAVSGFAEMHHHMFAEEAFGGGWFHGGHTGTLASCDGGMPESDHARVRMDLRDMLNLCPNSGSVNLGGIPILSDVFGVGGAVASEVIGQVEGTEGDTGLHLGRMETPTQWPRWDTIAHQQAWEGWLNKARQGGMSLVMVSLVSNEFLCKALPYQNLKRPCDEMMDVDVQLQMARDFDARTDWAEIALSPAHARQIISQGKLAMVLSIESSKLFGTKDWRAELNRVHSLGVRSLQPVHQLDNRFGGAAPHNAIFQVAQFLENCHIDTDCGLTGNGFTLGFDVDANCKNTKGLTADGKALVQEMMNKGMLIDMAHMSEKSVQDAYALSQARTYYPLYISHGHFREVMNPDLAANEKTTPSWVIRYVRQTGGMFGLRTAHDETRNYNRTPVANNCQGSTRSLAQAYEFGRQGLKVNMGFGADLNGFIQQTRPRFGDFGACSAGFRAEADAQEEQQRVSGPPPLGTDFDVYGLAHVGLLPDVVRDLKQLGVNTTGLEGSSENFIRMWERASGTRTGMADAANDIDTGGVDPYVAKATREASYPKICGKAYAPSTKLVSETCRFDQECKSNLCSAWDDCGDVPGVCTCSADSHCASNQFCGWGTNDGKCVNKRAKGSLCSSGRECQSGKCSWLMCT from the coding sequence ATGTCGCGTCGCTCCCGAATTGTCTCAAGATTTCTGTCTTCACCGCTGCTCGCGGCCACGTCGCTCGCGCTGGCCTGCGGGCCTGTCTCCGACGAGCCGCCCGCGCCCGTGGAAGCGCCCGCGGAGGTGGCCCAGCCGCTCGCGGTGAGCGGCTTCGCGGAGATGCACCATCACATGTTCGCGGAAGAAGCCTTCGGCGGCGGGTGGTTCCACGGCGGCCACACCGGCACCCTGGCGAGCTGTGACGGCGGCATGCCGGAGAGCGACCACGCGCGCGTCCGCATGGACCTGCGCGACATGCTCAACCTCTGTCCCAACTCCGGCAGCGTGAACCTGGGCGGCATTCCCATCCTGTCCGACGTGTTCGGCGTGGGCGGCGCGGTGGCGTCGGAGGTCATCGGCCAGGTGGAGGGCACCGAGGGTGACACCGGCCTGCACCTGGGCCGCATGGAGACGCCCACCCAGTGGCCGCGCTGGGACACCATCGCGCACCAGCAGGCGTGGGAGGGCTGGCTGAACAAGGCCCGCCAGGGCGGCATGTCCCTGGTCATGGTGTCGCTCGTCAGCAACGAGTTCCTCTGCAAGGCGCTGCCGTACCAGAACCTCAAGCGGCCCTGTGACGAGATGATGGACGTGGACGTCCAGCTCCAGATGGCCCGCGACTTCGACGCGCGCACGGACTGGGCGGAGATCGCCCTGTCGCCCGCGCACGCCCGGCAGATCATCTCGCAGGGCAAGCTCGCCATGGTGCTCTCCATCGAGTCCAGCAAGCTCTTCGGCACCAAGGACTGGCGCGCGGAGCTCAACCGCGTCCATTCGCTGGGTGTGCGCTCGCTGCAGCCGGTGCACCAGCTGGACAACCGCTTTGGCGGCGCGGCCCCGCACAACGCCATCTTCCAGGTGGCCCAGTTCCTGGAGAACTGTCACATCGACACGGACTGCGGTCTCACCGGCAACGGCTTCACATTGGGCTTCGACGTGGACGCCAACTGCAAGAACACCAAGGGCCTCACCGCGGACGGCAAGGCGCTGGTCCAGGAGATGATGAACAAGGGGATGCTCATCGACATGGCCCACATGTCCGAGAAGAGCGTCCAGGACGCCTATGCCCTGTCCCAGGCGCGGACGTACTACCCGCTCTACATCTCCCACGGCCACTTCCGCGAGGTGATGAACCCGGACCTGGCCGCCAACGAGAAGACGACGCCGTCGTGGGTCATCCGCTACGTGCGCCAGACGGGCGGCATGTTCGGCCTGCGCACCGCGCACGACGAGACGCGCAACTACAACCGCACGCCGGTGGCCAACAACTGCCAGGGCTCCACGCGCTCGCTCGCGCAGGCGTACGAGTTCGGCCGCCAGGGCCTCAAGGTCAACATGGGCTTCGGCGCGGACCTGAACGGCTTCATCCAGCAGACGCGTCCGCGCTTCGGTGACTTCGGCGCGTGCTCCGCGGGCTTCCGCGCGGAGGCCGACGCTCAGGAAGAGCAGCAGCGCGTCTCCGGCCCGCCGCCGCTGGGCACCGACTTCGACGTGTACGGCCTGGCCCACGTGGGCCTGCTGCCGGACGTGGTGAGGGACCTGAAGCAGCTGGGCGTCAACACCACGGGCCTGGAGGGCTCCTCGGAGAACTTCATCCGGATGTGGGAGCGCGCCAGCGGCACCCGCACCGGCATGGCGGACGCGGCCAACGACATCGACACCGGCGGCGTCGACCCCTACGTCGCCAAGGCCACCCGTGAGGCGTCGTATCCGAAGATCTGCGGCAAGGCCTACGCCCCCAGCACCAAGCTGGTGTCGGAGACGTGCCGCTTCGACCAGGAGTGCAAGTCCAACCTGTGCAGCGCGTGGGACGACTGCGGCGACGTGCCGGGCGTCTGCACCTGCTCCGCGGACTCGCACTGTGCCTCGAACCAGTTCTGCGGCTGGGGCACCAACGACGGCAAGTGTGTGAACAAGCGCGCCAAGGGCTCGCTGTGTTCCTCCGGCCGCGAGTGCCAGTCCGGCAAGTGCTCGTGGCTGATGTGCACGTGA
- a CDS encoding efflux RND transporter periplasmic adaptor subunit: protein MADAQSQTALSALRIDRSAAPMKRRRRLRWLIPLGLLVAVLVLVAAAVARRAPTVRVAEVREPLPGEQQTELSASGYVDSRRRSVIAPLVAGQLVEVAVEEGEAVRQGQVIARLDGRDARVVLDRAEASVRASEAQLASSEAQALNARRTTQRTRNLARQGVIPRAQLLDVETAGLATQEALNLARAQLAVARRASEAARLQLSHTVVRAPFDGTVSKKLANEGAVLAPAALTGTNLGGIVELVDLHALEVEAEVSEEQLSRIRIGQPALIFLDALPERAFPGQVATVRPAIDRSKATATVLVRFQSVPRGALPDMGAKVSFLRQPLPPAELAAHGQPPRVPASAVVRDAKGAAVWVVKDGRLTRQPVRVGARVGNELSLTQGPGAGTQVVVAPDPKHLRDGRHVKVEAAGG, encoded by the coding sequence ATGGCGGACGCACAATCCCAGACCGCGTTGAGCGCCCTGCGCATCGACCGCTCCGCCGCCCCCATGAAGCGCCGGCGCAGGCTGCGCTGGCTCATCCCCTTGGGGCTCCTGGTGGCGGTGCTCGTCCTGGTGGCGGCCGCGGTGGCACGCCGCGCGCCCACCGTGCGCGTGGCCGAGGTGCGCGAGCCGCTCCCCGGCGAGCAGCAGACGGAGCTGTCGGCCTCCGGCTACGTCGACTCGCGGCGCCGCTCGGTCATCGCGCCGCTCGTCGCGGGCCAGCTCGTGGAGGTCGCCGTGGAGGAAGGCGAGGCCGTGCGGCAGGGCCAGGTGATTGCCCGGCTGGATGGCCGGGATGCCCGCGTGGTGCTGGACCGGGCAGAGGCCTCGGTGCGGGCCTCCGAGGCCCAGCTCGCCAGCTCCGAGGCCCAGGCCCTCAATGCGCGGCGCACCACGCAGCGCACGCGCAACCTCGCCAGGCAGGGCGTCATCCCCCGGGCCCAGCTCCTCGACGTGGAGACCGCGGGCCTCGCCACGCAGGAGGCCCTCAACCTGGCCCGGGCGCAGCTCGCCGTCGCCCGCCGTGCGAGCGAGGCGGCCCGCCTCCAGCTCTCGCACACCGTGGTCCGCGCGCCGTTCGACGGCACCGTGTCGAAGAAGCTCGCGAACGAGGGCGCGGTGCTCGCTCCGGCCGCCCTCACCGGCACCAACCTGGGCGGCATCGTGGAGCTGGTGGACCTGCACGCCCTGGAGGTCGAGGCCGAGGTCAGCGAGGAGCAGCTGTCACGCATCCGCATCGGCCAGCCCGCCCTCATCTTCCTGGACGCCCTGCCCGAGCGCGCCTTCCCCGGCCAGGTGGCCACGGTGCGCCCCGCCATCGACCGCTCCAAGGCCACCGCCACGGTGCTGGTGCGCTTCCAGTCCGTCCCCCGGGGCGCGCTGCCGGACATGGGCGCCAAGGTGTCCTTCCTCCGCCAGCCGCTGCCTCCAGCGGAGCTGGCCGCGCATGGACAGCCCCCGCGCGTCCCCGCCAGCGCGGTGGTGCGCGACGCGAAGGGCGCCGCCGTATGGGTGGTGAAGGACGGACGGCTCACGCGCCAGCCGGTGCGCGTGGGCGCGCGCGTGGGGAACGAGCTGTCCCTGACACAGGGGCCGGGCGCGGGCACGCAGGTGGTGGTGGCCCCGGACCCGAAGCACCTTCGCGACGGCCGGCACGTGAAGGTGGAGGCGGCGGGCGGATGA
- a CDS encoding ABC transporter ATP-binding protein — MIQDARPAAEAPMVRLRGVSKTYRRGTVEVPVLAAVDLTIGTGAFEAFMGPSGSGKSTLLNLVSGLDRPTTGLVEVAGRDLAEMDDRELSDWRAAHVGFVFQLYNLIPVLTAAENVELPLLLTPLTRGERRRHVAAALGLVGLGHRVGHRPPQLSGGEQQRVAIARAIVSDPDLIIADEPTGDLDRKAAEAVLDLFGVLHRDLHKTLVMVTHDPHAAERAGRVHHLDKGVLQ; from the coding sequence ATGATCCAGGACGCGCGGCCCGCGGCGGAGGCCCCCATGGTGCGGCTGAGGGGCGTGTCGAAGACGTACCGGCGCGGCACGGTGGAGGTGCCCGTGCTGGCCGCGGTGGACCTGACCATCGGCACCGGCGCCTTCGAGGCCTTCATGGGCCCGTCCGGCTCCGGCAAGTCCACGCTGCTCAACCTCGTCTCCGGGTTGGACCGGCCCACCACCGGCCTCGTCGAGGTGGCCGGCCGCGACCTGGCGGAGATGGACGACCGGGAGCTCAGCGACTGGCGCGCCGCCCACGTGGGCTTCGTGTTCCAGCTCTACAACCTCATCCCGGTCCTCACGGCGGCGGAGAACGTGGAGCTTCCCCTGCTGCTCACGCCGCTGACGCGCGGGGAGCGGCGCCGGCACGTGGCCGCCGCGCTGGGGCTGGTGGGGCTGGGCCACCGGGTGGGCCACCGCCCGCCGCAGCTGTCCGGCGGCGAGCAGCAGCGCGTGGCCATTGCCCGCGCCATCGTCTCCGACCCGGACCTCATCATCGCGGACGAGCCCACGGGGGACCTGGACCGCAAGGCGGCGGAGGCCGTGCTGGACCTCTTCGGCGTGCTCCACCGGGACCTGCACAAGACGCTCGTCATGGTGACGCACGACCCGCACGCCGCGGAGCGCGCGGGCCGCGTGCACCACCTGGACAAGGGGGTGCTCCAGTGA
- a CDS encoding ABC transporter permease — protein sequence MNYVGLAGRDLLRNPLRLTLTVLAGAVGVTAFIFLSTVVDIFYYNARAAQVDRLIVRNKVSFTQPLPLSYYARIAALPGVTSVTHQEWFGGTLGDTQKDFFANFAVDPHTFLDVFPEFIVPPPQLAAFRGDPCGALVGEKLAQRFGWKAGDRVTLKGQIHPGDWTFNVHGIYRGARPGVDTTALLFGYRCLNESDRLTEGMKDKVGIYAVRVDDPARSAEVAAAIDHLFDNSPYPTKTESEKAFQLGFVAMSSAIVTAVRVVSTVILLIILLVIGNTLAMGVRERTRDIATLRALGFRPRTVVALVLAESSVIGLCSAALGVTAAPVLVNVFTKLIASRFGPMPDHLTRGHTLWVSALAAVAVSLLAGVGPALRAVRLPVAEGLRRVA from the coding sequence GTGAACTACGTGGGACTCGCGGGCCGCGACCTGCTGCGAAACCCGCTGCGGCTGACGCTCACCGTCCTCGCGGGCGCGGTGGGCGTGACGGCCTTCATCTTCCTGAGCACCGTCGTCGACATCTTCTATTACAACGCGCGGGCGGCGCAGGTGGACCGGCTCATCGTCCGCAACAAGGTGTCCTTCACCCAGCCGCTGCCGCTGTCCTATTACGCGCGCATCGCCGCGCTGCCGGGCGTCACCTCCGTCACGCACCAGGAGTGGTTCGGCGGCACGCTGGGCGACACGCAGAAGGACTTCTTCGCCAACTTCGCCGTCGACCCCCACACCTTCCTGGACGTCTTCCCGGAGTTCATCGTCCCGCCCCCGCAGCTCGCCGCCTTCCGCGGTGACCCGTGCGGCGCGCTCGTGGGGGAGAAGCTGGCCCAGCGCTTCGGGTGGAAGGCCGGGGACCGGGTGACGCTCAAGGGGCAGATCCACCCCGGAGACTGGACCTTCAACGTGCACGGCATCTACCGCGGCGCGCGCCCCGGCGTGGACACCACCGCGCTGCTGTTCGGCTACCGCTGCCTCAACGAGAGCGACCGGCTGACGGAGGGAATGAAGGACAAGGTCGGCATCTACGCGGTGCGCGTGGACGACCCGGCGCGCTCGGCCGAGGTGGCGGCGGCCATCGACCACCTGTTCGACAACAGCCCCTACCCGACGAAGACGGAGAGCGAGAAGGCCTTCCAGCTGGGCTTCGTGGCCATGTCCTCGGCCATCGTCACCGCGGTGCGGGTGGTGTCCACCGTCATCCTGCTCATCATCCTGCTCGTCATCGGCAACACGCTGGCCATGGGCGTGCGCGAGCGCACCCGGGACATCGCCACCCTGCGCGCCCTGGGCTTCCGCCCGCGCACCGTGGTGGCGCTGGTGCTGGCCGAATCCTCCGTCATCGGCCTGTGCTCCGCGGCGCTGGGCGTGACGGCCGCGCCGGTGCTGGTGAACGTCTTCACGAAGCTCATCGCCTCGCGGTTCGGCCCGATGCCGGACCACCTCACGCGCGGGCACACGCTCTGGGTCTCCGCGCTCGCGGCGGTGGCGGTGTCCCTGCTGGCGGGCGTGGGGCCGGCCCTGCGCGCGGTGCGGCTGCCGGTGGCGGAAGGCCTGAGGAGGGTGGCCTGA
- a CDS encoding ABC transporter permease → MVPLFYNTRSLWARRLSTGLTVVGLGLVVFVFSAVLMLANGIESALASGGDASNVVVLRKGATSELVSGVERDAVRILTTDPQVASGPDGMPLVAGERVVLLTLPSGRTQAMNTSARGISAESFAARPEVQLVSGRRPLPGTNEVVLGRSLVGTSPEAALGGELRFARQRWPVVGVFAARGGAFESEVWADAMRLGTAFGRDDYSSAVVRLRSPAEVDAFVKRVEANPRFTLEARPEPAYWADQASGLAAFIRVLGLFVSFVFSVGAVLGAMITMYAQVATRVAELGMLRAVGFRRRSVLASVVVESAMLGAAGGVLGALGALATRWIHIRTLNFQTFAAVSFGFSPTPAILLGALLFGTGMGLLGGLLPALRAARLSILDALRA, encoded by the coding sequence ATGGTGCCGCTCTTCTACAACACCCGCAGCCTGTGGGCGCGCCGGCTGTCCACCGGCCTCACGGTGGTGGGGCTGGGGCTGGTCGTCTTCGTCTTCTCCGCGGTGCTGATGCTGGCCAACGGCATCGAGTCCGCGCTGGCCTCCGGTGGGGACGCGTCCAACGTCGTCGTGCTGCGCAAGGGGGCCACCAGCGAGCTGGTCAGCGGCGTGGAGCGGGACGCGGTGCGCATCCTCACCACGGATCCCCAGGTGGCGTCCGGGCCGGACGGCATGCCGCTGGTGGCCGGGGAGCGGGTGGTGCTGCTGACGCTGCCCAGCGGCCGCACGCAGGCGATGAACACGTCGGCGCGTGGCATCAGCGCGGAGAGCTTCGCGGCGCGGCCGGAGGTCCAGCTCGTCTCCGGGCGCAGGCCCCTGCCGGGCACCAACGAGGTGGTGCTGGGCCGCTCGCTCGTCGGGACCTCGCCGGAGGCCGCGCTGGGAGGGGAGCTGCGCTTCGCCCGGCAGCGCTGGCCGGTGGTGGGCGTCTTCGCCGCGAGGGGCGGCGCCTTCGAGTCCGAGGTGTGGGCGGACGCCATGCGCCTGGGCACGGCCTTCGGGCGCGACGACTACAGCTCCGCGGTGGTGCGGCTGCGCTCGCCCGCGGAGGTGGACGCCTTCGTGAAGCGCGTGGAGGCCAACCCGCGCTTCACGCTGGAGGCCAGGCCGGAGCCGGCGTACTGGGCGGACCAGGCCAGCGGGCTGGCCGCCTTCATCCGCGTGCTGGGCCTCTTCGTGTCCTTCGTCTTCAGCGTGGGCGCGGTGCTGGGGGCGATGATCACCATGTACGCCCAGGTGGCGACGCGCGTCGCGGAGCTGGGGATGCTGCGCGCGGTGGGCTTCCGGCGGCGCAGCGTGCTGGCCAGCGTGGTGGTGGAGTCCGCCATGCTGGGCGCGGCCGGAGGGGTGCTGGGCGCGCTGGGGGCGCTGGCCACGCGGTGGATCCACATCCGCACGCTCAACTTCCAGACGTTCGCGGCGGTGAGCTTCGGCTTCTCCCCCACCCCCGCCATCCTGCTGGGCGCGCTGCTGTTCGGCACGGGGATGGGGCTTTTGGGCGGGCTCTTGCCCGCGCTGCGCGCCGCGCGCCTGTCCATCCTGGACGCGCTGCGCGCCTGA